The following nucleotide sequence is from Panthera uncia isolate 11264 unplaced genomic scaffold, Puncia_PCG_1.0 HiC_scaffold_1089, whole genome shotgun sequence.
ttttttctggtttcttggtTGTGTTGCTGAGAATTTGAACCAGAAAAGGGTTTGAGGAGTTGAGCTAAATGAGTATTTAGAGCCTCTTCTGGGTTAAgactatgatttaaaaaacaaactcttggggcacctgggtggctcagtcggttaagcatctgactggttcaggtcatgatctcacagtccgtgagttcaagccccatgtcaggctctgtgctgacagctcagagcctggagcctgcttcagattctgtctccctctttctgcccctctctcaaaaaataaacattaaaaaaattttttttaaaggattttaaaaaacaaactccaTGACCTATAGTGAACAAACTATCAATTAGTGATTTACTTGACATCTACTGACTACAGTTGACCTTAAGGCCATTACAATCAATGCAGAGAGCTCTGGAATACTTTCAGAGAATACTTCTGGGCTAGGCTGAGGTatttacatttctcatttttgtatCTCTTGAAGTGAGAGTGATAGTTTGTCATCACTAAATACATCAGGTTGTGCTTGGATAACAGATTCGTCATACCAACTGAATGAACTTGTTTTTTGGAACTCCttgcatttcttcatttctaagatACAAACAAAACTTTTCTCTTGGATCAGTATCCCTGTAATCATTTGAAACCCTCATCTTTATATCATGTTTTATTGTTTCATTAGAAAGTTCTGACCTCTGTATTAACTTTTAGATCTTTTAAGTTTGGCTGAAAAGAAAGCTAGGAAAAAATGTCTCCAgcaattttatttagaattacaTTACAATAAAAGTCCTTTAAAAGATGAAGTGCATTTTTAAACACATCAGCAGAACTTGCCTGCATGTGGTATGTTTTTCAAGCCCAGAATATGgatttcctttgcttctgtttttgaagTCTGCGATGTTGAAGTAGGAAAGAGTGTTGTTGATGTATCCCTCCATGGTGTAGTGGGTGTGGTCCCCATAGGGAGGGACGGAGAAGGACCAGTAATACACCAGGCGGGGGATCATGTCTGATGTGAAAGCGATGATCATGGCCTATATTGGGAGGAAAACAGTAAGGGGACATTCATTTAGAGCCTTTATAACTATGGTTAACAAATGTGCCAGAATTATAGTTTcatcagttgatttttttaaaactgaaagattCAGAAACTTTAATTCTTTCCTAATGGACATAGATAGTGAATGTCCTAAAGTCTTTGAGCAGCTGCTTTAAAGAATAGTTACTTCCTCTTGTCTTCAGTTCAAATAAGGGCTGTCCAGAAGTCCACCTACAATTGGAAAGCAAAAGCTGGCAAgttgcctgtttcttttttttttttttttttaatgtttatttatttttgagacagagagagacagagcatgaatgggggagggtcagagagagggagacacagattcagaaacaggctccaggctctgagctgtcagcacagagcccgacgtgggctcgaactcacggactgtgagatcatgacctgagccgaagtcggccacttaaccaactgagccacccaggtgccccaagttgccTGTTTCTTAAGTACAGCAAGAATAATTGTAGACCATCATATCCTGGATAACTCGAGTTgcttgcatatattatatataaattagatTTTCATAAATTAGAATATTATACAATTCAATCAATCTTGGAACTCTACTAGATATAATTTTCAGCTCTCTTTTATGATTTAGAAGACCGTTTTGTAGAAGTAATATTAGGGtcaatattataataatttggCCTTATACAATTCCTTTGTAGAatttataattgaaataaaacTGATCTTTTAAATCCCttgactcttaaaaatagaatataaattgaataaaatatatttccttgatCTAATAATGGTCTTCAAATTCATACTTTTTCCCCTAGAGTATCTTGGCTTATTTATACAAGTCAACCCATAGTCTGATTTTAAACTCTCAGTATATACTTATGTATGTTGCTTCATTAGAaaacaagaattttttaagttaactttaaAACGTAGGAAGCAAGAAAGTATATTGGAGTTATTTCATTCATATAGTCAAATGTATGCCTATTTTATAAGATCTAGTGTCTAAGCTTCTAAGCTTCAAAAAGGCTAACTGGACAAAGTTACGAACATTATCATAGTTATGTTCTCAAATTAAAGGCATAAATATAGGTCAATTTTAAACGTGGGCCTGTGTCAGGCAGACCTCTATTAGGATGCAAAGCTATTATGAATTACAAATTAAtgaattttctctaaaattctttAATTTGGGCTTTAAACTCTCCAATGTGTAAAACTGGCTTGAAGGAAGGAGCAAGTAAGGGATATACTTAAATCCATATTCTATGTgaataaacaaagttaaatgaTTCAGTGATTTATTGAGGCAGAAAGACAGGTTTTTGGCACAACGTGATTTTTAATACTATTCATCTGAACATGTGGTTTAGATGCAGAGAGACCACAAGCCAACAAACAAGGTCTCAGTCAGAGCAAGAAAAACAACTAAGGGGCTTTTCTATTGCAAAATGACCCCCACTAGTAGACCAGCTTTGTCATTTCCTCCCAAGTGTGCGTGTGTCTGCTTGTGgctggtggaggggggagggggtaaggCAAGAATATTTTACTTTACCAGATTTGAATAGTTTAAAATTTCCTGTTATCATTTAACTATAGCTTTTTACAGAATCACCTGCAGATGTGCTCCAGGAAGCTGCAAAAATTCCAACAAGGAAGATAATTCTCTTGTCTTCTGACAAGATATTTTTCCTCCTGAATTGAGCTGCTTTGAGACACGCTGCAAGAGTACAAATAAATGCAGTGTGCTTCATTTCCTATGCTGTTCTGAACACaattttccatttatatcaaactaaattaaaattggTCTTCAACGGCAGATATTGTGGCCTGATACGACCGTGTCAATTCAGCTTCTTTGCTGGGGACTAGCAGCTTTAAAATGAATGATTCGATGTCCATTCTCATCCCTGGTGGCTATTCTCTTCTTCCTACAGTTAAAAGCTCCCCTATTATAGAAAGTTAGCACTTGAGTGCCCAGTACATTTTGCAGGCACATATTAGGAGTGTGAGGGGATAATTTACATGTTTCATTCTTAAAGgcatatatacaaacatacacagaACCTGCATCTTGGAAGCTGTAACAAATCCTAATaatatgggaaagaaaaggattgtCCATCATTCAATCAATGATCTAAAAAGCAGTTTTCCTACGGTACAAGGAAACGATGCCTAAGTTGTAAGAAGAAACAACTACTGGATAAGAACCAGCAGCACCAATTAGCAAGCAcgcatgtgcctgtgtgtgtatacacagacacATCCACACAGAGTAGACCTAGAAACACAGCCAGTACCCCATCTGTGCTAATGGAGTGGAGCCATCCTGGGGATACTAGGAAAAGGTGCCTGACACAAGCAAACCAGAGTGCTGAGGACTGGGCAGTAAGAGTCATTTGAATTTTCTGGCTAGCTGAAGGTCAAACAAAAATGCTTTTAGTTTCAAACCTTGTTGCTAAAATTTTCCTAATGTACACAATTCCACGTTCCTGCCTTGCTTAGTGTTCTATAGCATATTTAATGTGACAGATTAATTCTTTCATGATTGTAACACAGTGGACGTTGAAGGTATGGGTTACTTGGGTGAATAGAAAATGATACAACCTAgcagttgttttgtgtgtgtgcgtacaaTTTGTAACTTTCTCCAAAAAGTAGGGATAACATACAATTCAGATAAATTGAGAGTTCTTGACGGGTGGTGACAGCTGGGTTCCAGATAACTTGCTTTGTTGTGTAAAACTGTAACCACAAGAATTGTAAAATTCTTGTGCCTTTAGTTTAGACACCTGTTGGAAGTCTACACAGACTCACTATTACTGATGATGGATAATGATGATAAAACAGCAGCAGCTAACATTCCATGAGGACCAGGCTCTGTGTATTCCATGCATTAACTCACTGAAGTCCTTGGTCATCCTTTATGGtatataatattcttaaaatatgtgaTAGGGAATTATTCAatttacaaacaataaaatgaagcTCTGAAGTGTTAAGGCctggcccaaggtcatgcagctgggAAGCTACAATACTGACAGGTGGACTGAGAGTCTGGCCTGTGACTGAAATGTTCCCTCATCCAGAATGTTCCCTCATCCAGAAGACTGACCCACAGGCACTgaattctgttctgtttctacAGGTGCTTGTGGGAAAAGACTGGGGACTCAGGGCAAGTGTGGCTTAACTAAGAAATGAAAACTGGGATATCATCTTTTGGGAATTGTCAGTGACCCAGGAGTAAAATGGGTAGTGAAATAAGGGAGGAAATAGCCCTAATTGTAAGCATATTTCTAAGGAAAGTGCTCATTCCCCTGCTGGGCTGGCATGGAAATTGTTCTCCCTGAAAACTCCCTGCTGGCCTGTGTTTTCaaaaaaaggggcggggggggggggtgcgggggtgggCAAAGAGAGACTGTTCAGATTGGTCCAAAATCTATACAGGTTGTTCTGTTCCCTCAGAGCTGGGACACATGCAGGGTATGAGGCTGCTTAGCTAATGACTAGAGGGTGGCCAGCAAAGGCCAAGGGGACAGacggggtggggaagagagatgggACCCACCCTAAAGCCCCCCCTCCTTGAAGAACCCTAGGAGACATGATTGGAACACACAAAGTGCGTGAACATACCTCATCATCAAatagtcaatattttaaattgatagtttggaatatatagtaaaatatggTAGAAGGATAGTTCTTATTTGTGGGCAGTAAACACTGTAAGTGGGCAGATGTCTATTACAACAGCACTATTGTATAGCTCTTTTTATAGTCGCATCAGGATTAAGAGAGTTGGTACTTactgttattactattactatgTTCCCGTTAAATAAAAACGTTAGCAAATGAGCAATGATAGTATCATGGTCACTCTTAGCAACTGCCTCTGTAAGAGCTCTTGACTTTGTAaatcattaataaataattacaaacacttaaaaacattaaaaaaataataacaactacAGTTATAACAACTGTTTTTATACAGATGATAGTACCGGCATCTCCCtcccattagaaaaaaatatcaaacatttgATTCTTTAGGTAGCAACACTAATGCATTTTGGACTTTTCAAGGTCTTTACCCTGCGAAGCCTATGTTTACTCACATTGGTCACCACAGCCAGAATCGCTATTCCTTGCATGATGGGCTGCCAGGCTCCGATGTCTTGGGCTTTTTCTGGAACCATGCGTCTATACTGGGTAGTCATTTTCCATGCGTCCACTCTTATTTCCAATATATTGTTCACCAGAGCCAACAGGGGGGCCAGTGGAAAAGAGGCCACAAATAAGGTGACGAACCCAAACTGAATAACTGTCAATGGAATGGACACACATCATGGagtggtggatggatggaaggacaACGTATTTTCCTTTActcttacaaagaaagaaaaaggcaaacaaactAAATCCCAAAGAGAAAAGACATCCATGGTAATAACAATGTTCaacaaaagacaaatatgaaATCTCTGGAAACAAGACTAATTATAACCAGTTTCTATCACATGTATACACTTAACAGGAATAATAGACCTAAAATCTTTAATCAACTCAAGTTATTTGCTGGTATTAAAGTTGGGACACTCTCAGTATGTTACTCATTCTCTGTTGAAATAACAATGTTGGAAGATGATTCATGATtttgggttaaaaaaagaaaaggagtattGTGGAAGTATCTAACAAGttcaaaagaaataagaaatgtacTTTTGGGAAGGCTATGTGTAGAGAATGTTAGAGGAAATATGCTGCAAATAGGCAAATAAGCGACCTTCCCTGAGTCTGCAAACGCCAAGTTGTCATGCCTTCAGAGAATTTGTAATATTATTACAAATCACAGAAATGTGACAAAATTATCTTAATAAGGCAAAATATAATCCTTCAAGAATTTTTATCTGGAAGTGGTTGCCATCTATGTGGTCATATTAAGTAAATATCCAAGTGAGGGGTTAGAAGTACTTTTCTCCTTGTAATTTAGGTGGCATTGCTATAGATGGGCGGCAGAGATTGGGGCAAGCTGTACCACAGGGAGGTAAAGGTTAGAAATAAGGCCAGAGGTCTAAAAGAAATCTTTCAAGTAAACGAGTACAGATATGGGACTAAGGCTGTGAATGCCAGGAAGATTTACAGCCCCTTTACAGCTACTGCTCAGAACAGGGGCAGGGACCAATCAGGCGAGGAAGGGCAAGACTGTGGAGGGGTATGTAGGTAGAAGGAGCTGGCATGTTCTTCTGGTCTGAGAAGCCAGGGTATGCTGCAGAAGAACAGAGAGGGCTGGAAAGATCTGGCAGGTCCACAGGCCAGGCAAGAGCCATCGTCTTCAGGGAAGACAGACAATTACCGGAGTTGATGATATCATAGATGTTGACACCAATGCTTGGTATTATGCTGCTGACTGTGTCCATGCATCACCTACCCCTAAATGAATTCATCTGCCTGCTAGGGACCAGGCAAGTAATAGAAATGTGTGGAGTGGGTGCAGTCAAATGTGGTAAACTGTCAAGTGCATAGCCTAATGAAATGGAAGGGACTGCATACAGTTGCCATGTTGGAATGAGGGTCCAATGTTGCCTGATCTTATTattcaagagaagccagaaatgagGACTATGCAAGCAGTCAACCCAGTTAAAAATCCAAAACAGAAAAGATGTTGTTTATAATGACAACAAAAGTATAGACCATTTAGGAAAAAGTTAGTGAGAAATGTTAATAAGGTATGATAatggtcttaaaaaataaaaacaaataatgataaatgaatgaatggtaggATGTACCATATGCTTCTTAATTGGGCAGACTCAACATGGGGGGActtatatcaatttttttctgcaaaatataatttagaattcCAATACAAATTCAGTTAGTGATCCcaaatgggtattttttttttaaagctgaaagagGATGCTAAAGTTTTTCAAGAAATATAcacaagtaaaataatgaaaaggaatgCTTCGACCGACAGGAGAGACATTCTGGAAGAGGATACAATAGGTCTACCTCTGAGAGATTCtaataatgtatattattatGCTCTGGAATTGAAACAGTTTAGAACTAGTGCATTAATAGTATGAATTAAACAGAATTGATGCAGATATTCATGGGAGTTTACTATATTATAAAAAGTGATGCTTCAAATCAGTGGATTCAAGTGTTGGAGCAATCAGCTACATCACTGGAAAAAACTGGTATGGAGTCCTCCCTTTTGACATCAAAAGAGAGATGGATTCACTGAAAAATAATGCACCAGAAAAACCAACATGGTATCATCTGTTTTGATATTCAAGCGAGAAGAACTTTGTAAGCTttgaaatgaagaacaaaaaagacCTACCGATTCTGCAAGGCAATAAATAcccaatgtaaaaacaaaaataatccttGTCTAAAACTTTTCCATGACCCTATATTGCTAATATGCTCTATGCTTACTTCTTCACTTTGAGTTTCTTGAAAAAGTACCTCAACTATTTCTCTGCTTATTCCCTCCTCAAAGCCCTACATCCTGCCACGGCCCTCCCTATGCTCACTATGCAGTGGCTGCAGATTTCAAAGCCAGGGTACATTTTCAGTCCTTATTTGTTTGATTGCTAGGCAGCTTTTGATATGGCCAAACATTTCCCTCTCAGTGGAATGCTTTCCCCCCTgacttttgttttacttaaataattttaaaaagcgaaggtgtgtgtgtgtgtgtgtgtgtgtgtgtgcgcgcacgcgtgcaCGTGCgtccacacacatgcatgcacgcacataatttcttttaaacGCTACCTGTAGTGCTCCTTCTACCTTTTCCCACTGTGCCAGCAATTAAGTGTGGTTTCAACTCttgcctccccaccctgcccgctTATTTTGCATTATGCTCCTTTTAGTCAGTGTTCAAATTCCTCTTAAGCAACATTCTCACCTTCTAAGCTTTCCATGTTGGAGTAACTCTCTGCTACATTTCTTCCAACTGTTCTGCTATTCTTCCTTTGTGGATTTCTTTCCCCATTTACCCTTTAAATGCCCCATTTCCCCAGGGCCTAATCATCAATTCTGTGTCTGGCATGCCTGAATCACCCCCAGGGTCTTACCTGCAGCTTCTCTGAGCTCCTGGGGAATCCAACTTTCTAATGGACATTTCTACGGATCCATCCCATCGACACCTCACACTTGAAATATTCAACACTGAACCATTTCCTTGACACCAGCTCCTCTCCTCATATTCTACCTGCACATTCAATCTCCTGGAAATTATCTCACCAATTTTATTCCTCACCTACCATACTAGTCATCTCTTCAGCACTTGTCCAATCTGTCTCCCTGATCTCTATGCCCATACCCACTGCCTCTATTTAGGTGTGGGGATTACCTAGTTGTGTGGGTTACCTGGTGTAGCCTCCCAAAATATCCTTCTCCTACCAAAATATCTTCCATTCTGCTGCCAGAATGATCTGATCTTTGTCAACATAAACATTATATAGTTCTCTTGCTTACAAATATTCCCATGGGTAAGGATAAGTTCATTAAGGAGAAGTTCTAGTTCCCTGGATGACCACATGAGACCCATTATGACACAGTCCTTGCTTACCTGACATTCCCACCTATGGATCCTTTGTTCTCGCCATACTTTGAAGTGGCCAAGCTGTTTCATGTCCTTGTACTGTTAAATGTCCACCtctttacatgaaatgtccattCCCTTTACCATACTTGAAACAACTTCCATTCACTCTTCAAAATCCAATTCAAATCTCATGTGCTCTAGAAAGTCCCATCTGCATTTACTTTCTTAACAATCCACCAAATACTGACCACCCCTCACTTGGCTCTGTAAGGGCAGGCACCAAGTCTTACTTGTCTTGGTATCCCCAGCAATTGATAAGAGTATTTGGCAtagcaggtgctccataaatgtttatcagatgaatgaataaagaggtaGGAGGCCTGCAAACATGAGGAAATACCAATGCAGGTAGTGGGAGGAAACAgtggagatgaggaaatggaagaacaCAGGCCTGAGTCCTGGAGAAGTATAGTGGGGTGCTGAGGTGGGGTTAGcactggagaaagaggaaaacaggtgGGCACAAGGAAATGCTAAAGAAGAGTTGGTACTAATTATAGTAAATTAGGTGGACAAAATAATATATGAAGGTCACTGTTTGAATAGATCTTTGAAAATTAACTTGGAGATGGAGGATGGTGAGGTCAAGTTAACAAGGATAGAGGAGGCAGGGCCAGAGACAAACAGGGTCCACTCCATCATTTTCTTGCATTTCATTTATGTCACCCGCTCCCTAGGAAGGCCTCACCAAGTTCACAAGAGACTGGGTGTCTGTGCTGTAAGTACAAAATGGTATCTTCTGGTTTTGAAGCTAGATTTTAGACTGACAGACTATCTCTCTATGTCCTGTGTCTGAATTCTCAGATGTTAAGACTAGACATCCAGGGAAGCAATTTGGTTAACAGACCAGGGTTACTTTAATAATCTCAAAGGATGGTGGGGAATTCACTAAAGATAACGGAAATtttgctcaaaaataaaacccaaaaaacatATGCCATAAAGAACTTCACCGGTGTTGAgtgtggtaagttctttatagatttttggaagCTAACACTTAATctgatatcatttgcaaatatcttctcccattctgtcggttgccttttagtttaatccagtgaagaaatgggcaaaagacatgaatagacacttctccaaggaagacatccagatggccaacccacacatgaaaaaatgctccacgtcactcatcatcagggaaatacaaatcaaaaccacaatgagatactacctcacacctgtcagaatggctaccatgaataactcaggcaacaacagatgttggcgaggatgaggagaaagaggatctcttttgcattgttggtgggaatgcaagctggtgcagccattctggaaaacagtatggaggttcctcaaaaaactaaaaatagaactaccctacgacccagcaattgcactacaggcatttatccaagggatacaggtgtgctgtttcaaagggacacatgcacccccatgtttatagcagcactatcaacaatagcccaagtatggaaagagcccaaatatccactgatggatgaatggataaagaacatgcggtatatatatacaatggactattacttggcaatcaaaaagaatgaaatcttgccatttgcaactacgtggatggaactggagggtattatgcaaagtgaaattagagaatgacaaaaatcatttgactttaGTCATAtaagggctttaagagacaaaacagatgaacataagggaagggaaacaaaaataatataaaaaccgggagggggacgaaacagaagagactcataaatatggagaacaaactgagggttactagaggggttgtagaaggggggatgggctaaatgggtaaggggcattaaggaatctactcatggaatcattgtttcactatatgctaactaatttgggtataaattttaaaaaataaaactaaaaaaaaaaaaaagaacttcactgGGATGGTGGGGGCAATATTAACGTAAACTCAACTAGCAGATGTATGTATGTGTTGAAACTCCAAGCTCAGGTCACTTGAATAAATATCTATGAGTATTAGGTCCAGACAGTGGTGCTCCAGCTGAAGACTGAGAGATGCAAAGGCTTTGTAGCTACCTCGAACAGGATTAGTTAGCCAGGGGACAGGTATACCCACAACCAGATGCCATCAAGGCAGGAATCAAGTACTATTAATGCCTACAGAAAAGAGCGGCAAATCTGTGTGAAAAGCTGAGGGTTACTACTGAGGCTTGGCAGGAGTTCTTCAGGTAGAGAAGAGAATGGTGTTTCAGGCAGAAGGGAGATCTAGTCCCCTCCACTGGGCAGAGGGGACTAGAGCTGGTGGTTGGATACAATGCTCCAGGCTCATTTGCCAGAAGATGTTTGGCTTCAGCAGCTAGGAGGCATAATTAAGAAGGTAGATGGTGGTGTCATTAATGAATATgggaagaagcaggaggaaacTATAATGAGGCCATCGACAAAGGCactctatatttattttagaggaacaaaaataattcaagaggCACttggaaattctctctctcacaaagtaaaataacaaaaaatagtttCACTCTGGTATAGAATATGGAACAGActgctttcaaaaattaatttttctaattcattaggTATTATTTAGATAATaggaaaacaatttaataaatctaaaaaatatctCTGTAATAGTCGTTATTCTATCCTTTCTTGTAGGGTGGGATGAAGCCGAATTATTTTGTTGGTAACTATTTTAATGAGACTA
It contains:
- the LOC125916754 gene encoding anoctamin-6-like, encoding MGKLGLFYEYLEMIIQFGFVTLFVASFPLAPLLALVNNILEIRVDAWKMTTQYRRMVPEKAQDIGAWQPIMQGIAILAVVTNAMIIAFTSDMIPRLVYYWSFSVPPYGDHTHYTMEGYINNTLSYFNIADFKNRSKGNPYSGLEKHTTCRQVLLMCLKMHFIF